DNA from Arthrobacter sp. FW305-BF8:
TGCATCACGGAGCAGGTCATCATCCGTCGTGTCGCGGACGATCGCGGGGATCGTGGAATGCCCGGCGGCTTGAACTGCCCGCCACCGGCGCTCACCCATCACCAGTTCGTACGGTTCTCCACCCTTTTCGGTTGAAGTACGTACCACAATTGGCTGGAGAACGCCTATCTCACGAACAGAGTGAACGAGCTCCGCCATGTCGTCCTCATCGAAGACAGAACGTGGCTGTTTACGGTTTGGGTGGATGTCCGTGACAGGAATTTCCGCAAAACGGACGCCCGGCACCTCGACGAGATCAACGCCGTTGTCCAAGGCAGTAGCGGAGTCTACGTTCTCCCCGGCAGCGGCAGCCTGGGCAGAAGCGGCAGCGTTCTTGGGCACATCCGCGGCAGACTTGTCCGAGCGAGCGGCCTCGGACGTCGCTGCACCCTTGTCGGCCATAGCCGCCCCGGCCTTTGCAGAACCCGCGCCAGCTTCGGAAGCACCGATCCTGGAAGCGGCGGTCTTCGCATTGGAGTTGGCAGGGGAAGACTTCACCGCATCCGAACCATCCTTGGCGCCGGCATCAGCATCTGCCTCGGCCGAAGCCTTCCGACCGGACCGGCGCGCAGGTGTTTCGTCGAGCTCCGGCTTGTCCGGCTCAACGGCCGGTACAGGCTCAGCTGTCTTGCGCGCCTCGGGGAAGAACAGATCCACAGGGCGCGACGGAGCTGCTCCGTTACCCGAAGCGCTTGCGGACGCGGAACTTGGGATGAGTGCGCCAAGACCGCGACCGAGCCCACGTCGCTTATCGCTCATGGATGATTCCCTCCATCGGAAGAGCCCGGCTATGCCGGGCTCCGGCTGTTGCTGTGTTTGGAAAATTCTAACGCTCAGCGATTTCCGCTGCGGCTTCCAGGTAGGACAACGCGCCGCTGGAGGATGGATCGTACGTCATGACGGTCTGCTGGTAACTCGGCGCTTCGGAGATCCGCACAGAGCGCGGAACGACGGCGCCGAGGACCTGCTCCGGGAAGTGCTGCCTGACTTCAGCCGCCACCTGGGCGGCCAGGTTGGTGCGTCCGTCGTACATGGTGAGCAGAATCGTGGAAACTTCCAGTTCTGCATTCAGGTGCTTCTGGATCATCTCGATGTTCTTCAGCAGCTGGCTCAGTCCTTCGAGTGCATAGTATTCGCACTGGATGGGGATGAGGACCTCGCCGGCCGCGCAGAAGGCATTGACCGTCAGCAGGCCCAGGCTGGGCGGGCAGTCGATGAAGATGTAGTCGAGACGCTGCTCGCCCTTCTTCTGCCGCGCCTTGGCATAGACATCGATGGCGCGGCGGAGGCGCTGCTCCCGTGCCACCAGGGAGACGAGCTCGATCTCGGCGCCGGCCAGATGGATGGTTGCCGGGGCGCAGATGAGGTTGCTGATGTCCGGGCACTGTGCCACGACGTCCTCGAGAGGCAGATCGTTGATCAATACGTCATAGATGCTGTCGACGTCGGCATGGTGCTCAATGCCCAGGGCCGTGGACGCGTTGCCCTGCGGGTCGATGTCGATGACCAGGACGTTCAAGCCGGCGGCCGCCAGCGCTGCGGCGATGTTGACGGTGGTTGTGGTCTTTCCCACTCCACCCTTTTGGTTTGAGACCGTGAAGATACGTGTCTTCTCCGGCTTCGGAAGGTTGCGGCCGAGGAGCCGTTCCCGCCTCCTGTTCTCATGCGCGAGTTCCCGGGCGATGGGGCTCGAGTCATCCAGGGTGTCTAGGACGTTGCCTCGGGTTGCCGTTTCACGTGAAACCTTGGGAGTACTCGTACTTGCAACCGGATTGGACTGATTTAGTGTCGTAGCGACCGGTGATACGCCAAAGGCACGCGCCGACCCCAGAGACACGAACGGGGGGATCCGCTGCGTGGAGGTTTCGCTACTGGTCACTGGGACACACTCACTCTCGTTCGGCCTTCACTGCCGTTCTCTAGCCTAACCGCTACACCCTAAGGACCCGCGGCACCTTGCGGGGCTAGGCCCTCTTTTGGGACTTCTTTACTACGATGCGCACCACCGTGGTGGGCTCCTCGAGCAGGTCTTGGCCTACAGTGACCACTGACGTCTCCACGCCACCAAGCTTGCGGATGGCCTTAGCCGCCTTGTCGATCTCATCGGCGGCGCTGCGGCCCTTGATCGCCACGACTTCACCCTCGCCGCCAAGCAGGGGAATGGTGAGGCCTGCAAGATTGCTCAGGGCGGACACTGCCCGGGCGGTCACGACGTCGGCCGTCACCATGCCTACGGCGAGCTCGGCGCGCGTGCGCATCACGGTGACGTTCCTCAAACCGAGATCGTCAACCACTTCCTGCAGCCAGATCACCCGGCGCTCCAGCGGTTCGATGAGGGTCAGTTCGAGGTCGGGGCGGGCGATAGCCAGGCAAAGGCCCGGCAGGCCGGCGCCGCTTCCGACGTCGGCCACGTGGCTGCCCTGGGGAATCTCACTTTCGATCACCGCGCAGTTCAGGACGTGGCGTCCCCAGAGCCTGGGGATTTCCCGCGGGCCGATAAGCCCGCGTTCGGTCCCGGACGTCGCCAGGTGTTCGACATACCGTTCAGCCAGGCCCAGGCGGTCACCGAAAATCTTCTCCGCCGCCTGGCGCTCGGCTGCCGTCATTTCAACCATCAGTAAGTCAGCCAACGGTTCAGTCGGCGGAAACGACGATGTGCCGGCCTGCACCCTCGCCCTCGGACTCGCTGACGAATCCAAGGTCGGCGACGGCGTCGTGGACGATCTTCCGCTCGTAGGCGCTCATGGGCTCCAGCGCGACAGCGTCGCCGCTTTCCTTGACGGAGGCGACGGCGTCTTCAGCGATCTTCTGCAGGTGGCCCGCGCGTTCCTTCCGGTAGCCGTTGATGTCGAGCACCAGGCGCGAGCGGTTTTCCGTCGCAGAAAGAACGGACAGCCGCGTCAGCTCCTGCAGGGCTTCCAGGACCTCGCCGTCCCGCCCGACGAGGCTATCCAGCCCGGCAGATTCTTCCTCGGCCACGATCGAGATGTAGGTGCGGCCGTTGCGGACCTCGATGTCAATGTCGCCATCGATGTCGGCGATGTCGAGCAGTTCCTCAAGGTAGTCGGCGGCTACATCGCCCTCTTCTTCCAGGCGGCTTGCCGTCGTGCCCTTGCCCGCATCTACGGTAGCGGCAACGGAGTCCTGGTCTTCGCCGGCTTCAGCGGAAAGTGCGTGCTCAGAGCTCTCAACAGACATTACTTCTTCTTCCTGTTCTTGCGTTGTGGCTGAATGCGCTGCGTCCGGGCCTCGGCAACCGCAGCGGCGGCAGCGGCCTCCGCCTCGGGATCAGCCTTCTTGCCGCCCAGGATGGGAAGGGCCGGAAGGCCCTTGGCGGCACGGCGCTCGGCGAGGGCCTTGGCGGCGGGGGATCCCGGCGTCGGCATGCGGCGGATGACAAAGAACTGCTGGCCCATGGTCCACAGGTTGGTGGTGGTCCAGTAGATGAGGACACCGATGGGGAAGTTGATGCCGCCCACACCGAATACGAGCGGCAGGATGTACAGCATCATCTTCTGCTGGCGCATGAACGGGCTGGCCATGGCCTCTTCAGACATGTTCTTGGCCATGATCTGCTTCTGCGTGATGAACTGTGACGCCGTCATGGCGATGATCATCAGGATGCTCAGTACGACGACGGCGACGTTCCCGACACCGCCGTGCAGCAGGGCAGCAGACAACGGAGCCCCAAAAATGCTCGACTCGTCGAACTGCACTACCTGTTCCTGGCTCATGGCTCCGATGCCCTGACCCTGGGTCTTGGCTGAGCTGATGCCGGACAACACCTGGAACAGAGCGAAGAAGAACGGCATCTGGATCAGCATGGGCAGGCAGGCCGAGAACGGGTTGGTCCCGTGCTTCTTGTACATGGCCATCTGCTCCTGCGCCATTGCCTGGCGGGAGAGCTGGTCGGTCTTGCCTTTGTACTTGTCCTGCAGCTTCTTCAGGTCCGGCTGCAGGAGCTGCATGCCGCGCTGAGCCTTGATCTGCTTGACGAAAACGGGAATGAGGGCGGCACGGATCACCAGCACCAGACCGATGATGGACAGCGTCCAGGTCCATCCGGATGCCTCAGGCAGGCCGATGGCGCTGAGGCCTTCGTGGAAGCCCACCATGAT
Protein-coding regions in this window:
- a CDS encoding ParB/RepB/Spo0J family partition protein; its protein translation is MSDKRRGLGRGLGALIPSSASASASGNGAAPSRPVDLFFPEARKTAEPVPAVEPDKPELDETPARRSGRKASAEADADAGAKDGSDAVKSSPANSNAKTAASRIGASEAGAGSAKAGAAMADKGAATSEAARSDKSAADVPKNAAASAQAAAAGENVDSATALDNGVDLVEVPGVRFAEIPVTDIHPNRKQPRSVFDEDDMAELVHSVREIGVLQPIVVRTSTEKGGEPYELVMGERRWRAVQAAGHSTIPAIVRDTTDDDLLRDALLENLHRSQLNPLEEAAAYQQLLEDFGTTHEQLADRIGRSRPQVSNTLRLLKLPPLVQRRVAANVLSAGHARALLSLPDAASMERLAQKIVAEGMSVRATEEAVTLHREPATPAKNNIPRPGARHERLDYLASSLSDRLDTNVKISLGARKGRVSIEFASVEDLNRIMDVLAPGAEN
- a CDS encoding ParA family protein, translated to MTSSETSTQRIPPFVSLGSARAFGVSPVATTLNQSNPVASTSTPKVSRETATRGNVLDTLDDSSPIARELAHENRRRERLLGRNLPKPEKTRIFTVSNQKGGVGKTTTTVNIAAALAAAGLNVLVIDIDPQGNASTALGIEHHADVDSIYDVLINDLPLEDVVAQCPDISNLICAPATIHLAGAEIELVSLVAREQRLRRAIDVYAKARQKKGEQRLDYIFIDCPPSLGLLTVNAFCAAGEVLIPIQCEYYALEGLSQLLKNIEMIQKHLNAELEVSTILLTMYDGRTNLAAQVAAEVRQHFPEQVLGAVVPRSVRISEAPSYQQTVMTYDPSSSGALSYLEAAAEIAER
- the rsmG gene encoding 16S rRNA (guanine(527)-N(7))-methyltransferase RsmG, yielding MVEMTAAERQAAEKIFGDRLGLAERYVEHLATSGTERGLIGPREIPRLWGRHVLNCAVIESEIPQGSHVADVGSGAGLPGLCLAIARPDLELTLIEPLERRVIWLQEVVDDLGLRNVTVMRTRAELAVGMVTADVVTARAVSALSNLAGLTIPLLGGEGEVVAIKGRSAADEIDKAAKAIRKLGGVETSVVTVGQDLLEEPTTVVRIVVKKSQKRA
- a CDS encoding Jag family protein, yielding MSVESSEHALSAEAGEDQDSVAATVDAGKGTTASRLEEEGDVAADYLEELLDIADIDGDIDIEVRNGRTYISIVAEEESAGLDSLVGRDGEVLEALQELTRLSVLSATENRSRLVLDINGYRKERAGHLQKIAEDAVASVKESGDAVALEPMSAYERKIVHDAVADLGFVSESEGEGAGRHIVVSAD
- the yidC gene encoding membrane protein insertase YidC — protein: MDFFETIMFPFKWLVSIIMVGFHEGLSAIGLPEASGWTWTLSIIGLVLVIRAALIPVFVKQIKAQRGMQLLQPDLKKLQDKYKGKTDQLSRQAMAQEQMAMYKKHGTNPFSACLPMLIQMPFFFALFQVLSGISSAKTQGQGIGAMSQEQVVQFDESSIFGAPLSAALLHGGVGNVAVVVLSILMIIAMTASQFITQKQIMAKNMSEEAMASPFMRQQKMMLYILPLVFGVGGINFPIGVLIYWTTTNLWTMGQQFFVIRRMPTPGSPAAKALAERRAAKGLPALPILGGKKADPEAEAAAAAAVAEARTQRIQPQRKNRKKK